In Musa acuminata AAA Group cultivar baxijiao chromosome BXJ3-9, Cavendish_Baxijiao_AAA, whole genome shotgun sequence, a single genomic region encodes these proteins:
- the LOC103998688 gene encoding probable E3 ubiquitin-protein ligase HIP1 isoform X2 → MQGQRSSFQPFCEAFEYDRASGSSSSVMDQQMFWNNLLFNSVENHDLPSNPLSPSGTNISRGNVVCQGSASLNIWDPVGTSSSMPPLDQGSNDEIKQECGWTFSLSNQDSGPRISDGGSEGSHTLSFQNTDAELNGNHANNGEPFSQFLNFRELPHNLDYGSAHVGMSSQVLESGQHQEPYNPGLMQYQPVSFSGSSSGTFESSSRAIDFLSNNDRNRQRVALDDQIFSHKRKNIERFHGESSASGSSSYFNEGVKHAEEEINAGIGTITRVAASEHQYFGSAAVNDESFQRNIRTRVNHACLTNATIPNLLHQENYITQNNLWPAQQPSLTIPSNQPSNSRLVGSHMGPRRQPLVQTIPGLSPDLYPFPQSGTSTREANSSSGSPAISVDGASRELNSMSVSSNLAEQLFIPPPNTRQLVQNQTNQGLTIGNTTLSGNGVPTSQVGTNSGVYQSPGANWVPHHQHRRLSETILGSFLSSVSESRGWNVSLPPRNGHSSTSQEVGRHQPGAGPRNHQQVYMRFPNMLHRQNDGALSNPLSMRTLAAAREGRRRTSEIRNVFDLIRRGDTLLLEDFLSFEQSGYVGGTNFHDRYRDMRLDVDNMSYEELLVLGERIGNVNTGLSEEKILNCLRQRKYVSIASEPSGEVEPCCICREEYMEGAELGRLDCGHDFHTACIKQWLMIKNLCPICKTTALST, encoded by the exons ATGCAGGGGCAAAGGAGTAGTTTTCAGCCCTTTTGTGAGGCTTTTGAATATGATCGAGCATCTGGTTCAAGTAGCTCAGTCATGGATCAGCAAATGTTTTGGAACAACCTTCTTTTTAATTCAGTAGAGAACCATGATTTACCCAGCAATCCACTATCTCCTAGTGGTACTAACATATCCCGTGGAAATGTAGTTTGTCAAGGGAGTGCCAGCCTGAATATCTGGGATCCAGTTGGGACAAGCTCTAGCATGCCCCCATTAGACCAAGGCAGTAATGATGAAATAAAACAGGAATGTGGTTGGACCTTTTCTCTAAGTAATCAAGACAGTGGGCCAAGGATATCAGATGGTGGATCTGAAGGTAGCCATACTCTTTCTTTTCAGAACACGGATGCTGAACTTAATGGTAATCATGCCAACAATGGAGAACCATTTTCACAATTTCTCAACTTTCGTGAGCTCCCTCATAACTTGGACTACGGTTCAGCTCATGTTGGAATGAGTAGCCAGGTTCTTGAATCAGGGCAACATCAAGAACCGTATAATCCAGGTTTAATGCAATATCAACCTGTTTCCTTCTCTGGAAGCTCTTCAGGTACATTTGAGAGTTCTTCCAGAGCTATTGATTTCTTATCCAACAATGATAGAAACAGACAACGAGTTGCACTGGATGATCAAATTTTTTCACACAAGAGAAAGAACATTGAACGATTTCATGGGGAGTCTTCAGCTAGCGGAAGCTCTAGTTACTTTAATGAAG GTGTGAAACATGCGGAAGAAGAAATAAATGCTGGAATTGGCACAATCACTAGGGTTGCAGCTTCTGAACACCAGTACTTTGGTAGTGCAGCAGTAAATGATGAAAGCTTCCAAAGGAATATTCGCACTAGAGTCAACCATGCATGTCTAACTAATGCTACCATACCTAACCTATTGCACCAAGAGAATTACATTACTCAGAATAATCTTTGGCCTGCTCAACAGCCATCTCTGACAATCCCATCAAATCAGCCATCAAATTCTAGGTTAGTCGGTAGCCATATGGGGCCACGTAGGCAGCCTCTTGTACAAACAATTCCTGGATTGTCTCCAGATCTGTACCCTTTCCCACAGAGTGGAACTTCCactagagaagcaaacagttcttCAGGTTCTCCAGCAATTTCAGTTGATGGAGCATCTAGGGAGCTAAACTCAATGAGTGTTTCAAGTAATCTAGCAGAACAATTGTTTATTCCCCCACCTAACACCAGGCAATTGGTGCAAAACCAGACAAACCAGGGCTTGACCATTGGCAACACAACGTTATCAGGAAATGGAGTGCCTACATCACAAGTTGGCACCAACTCAGGTGTTTATCAATCACCAGGTGCAAACTGGGTCCCTCACCACCAACATCGGCGCTTATCAGAAACTATACTCGGGTCTTTTTTATCATCAGTTTCTGAATCTAGAGGTTGGAACGTGAGCCTTCCTCCACGTAATGGCCATTCTTCCACATCACAGGAGGTTGGACGTCATCAACCTGGAGCTGGTCCACGTAATCATCAGCAAGTATACATGAGATTCCCAAATATGTTGCACAGGCAAAATGATGGTGCTTTGAGCAATCCCTTGTCCATGCGGACTCTAGCAGCTGCAAGAGAAGGCAGAAGGAGGACGTCAGAG ATTCGTAATGTTTTTGATCTCATCCGTCGGGGGGATACCTTGCTGCTTGAG GATTTCTTATCATTTGAGCAGTCAGGATATGTCGGGGGCACCAATTTTCATGACAGGTATAGAGATATGCGGCTGGATGTGGATAATATGTCTTATGAG GAACTGTTGGTGTTGGGAGAGCGTATAGGAAATGTCAACACTGGGCTCAGCGAGGAAAAAATCCTGAACTGCCTACGACAGCGGAAGTATGTATCTATCGCATCAGAACCATCGGGGGAAGTTGAACCATGCTGCATCTGTCGG GAAGAATACATGGAAGGGGCAGAGTTGGGCCGACTCGATTGTGGCCATGACTTCCACACTGCTTGCATCAAGCAATGGTTGATGATAAAGAATTTATGTCCCATCTGTAAAACAACTGCCCTGAGTACCTGA
- the LOC103998688 gene encoding probable E3 ubiquitin-protein ligase HIP1 isoform X1: protein MQGQRSSFQPFCEAFEYDRASGSSSSVMDQQMFWNNLLFNSVENHDLPSNPLSPSGTNISRGNVVCQGSASLNIWDPVGTSSSMPPLDQGSNDEIKQECGWTFSLSNQDSGPRISDGGSEGSHTLSFQNTDAELNGNHANNGEPFSQFLNFRELPHNLDYGSAHVGMSSQVLESGQHQEPYNPGLMQYQPVSFSGSSSGTFESSSRAIDFLSNNDRNRQRVALDDQIFSHKRKNIERFHGESSASGSSSYFNEVSVLSMYLSGVKHAEEEINAGIGTITRVAASEHQYFGSAAVNDESFQRNIRTRVNHACLTNATIPNLLHQENYITQNNLWPAQQPSLTIPSNQPSNSRLVGSHMGPRRQPLVQTIPGLSPDLYPFPQSGTSTREANSSSGSPAISVDGASRELNSMSVSSNLAEQLFIPPPNTRQLVQNQTNQGLTIGNTTLSGNGVPTSQVGTNSGVYQSPGANWVPHHQHRRLSETILGSFLSSVSESRGWNVSLPPRNGHSSTSQEVGRHQPGAGPRNHQQVYMRFPNMLHRQNDGALSNPLSMRTLAAAREGRRRTSEIRNVFDLIRRGDTLLLEDFLSFEQSGYVGGTNFHDRYRDMRLDVDNMSYEELLVLGERIGNVNTGLSEEKILNCLRQRKYVSIASEPSGEVEPCCICREEYMEGAELGRLDCGHDFHTACIKQWLMIKNLCPICKTTALST, encoded by the exons ATGCAGGGGCAAAGGAGTAGTTTTCAGCCCTTTTGTGAGGCTTTTGAATATGATCGAGCATCTGGTTCAAGTAGCTCAGTCATGGATCAGCAAATGTTTTGGAACAACCTTCTTTTTAATTCAGTAGAGAACCATGATTTACCCAGCAATCCACTATCTCCTAGTGGTACTAACATATCCCGTGGAAATGTAGTTTGTCAAGGGAGTGCCAGCCTGAATATCTGGGATCCAGTTGGGACAAGCTCTAGCATGCCCCCATTAGACCAAGGCAGTAATGATGAAATAAAACAGGAATGTGGTTGGACCTTTTCTCTAAGTAATCAAGACAGTGGGCCAAGGATATCAGATGGTGGATCTGAAGGTAGCCATACTCTTTCTTTTCAGAACACGGATGCTGAACTTAATGGTAATCATGCCAACAATGGAGAACCATTTTCACAATTTCTCAACTTTCGTGAGCTCCCTCATAACTTGGACTACGGTTCAGCTCATGTTGGAATGAGTAGCCAGGTTCTTGAATCAGGGCAACATCAAGAACCGTATAATCCAGGTTTAATGCAATATCAACCTGTTTCCTTCTCTGGAAGCTCTTCAGGTACATTTGAGAGTTCTTCCAGAGCTATTGATTTCTTATCCAACAATGATAGAAACAGACAACGAGTTGCACTGGATGATCAAATTTTTTCACACAAGAGAAAGAACATTGAACGATTTCATGGGGAGTCTTCAGCTAGCGGAAGCTCTAGTTACTTTAATGAAG TATCTGTCCTATCTATGTACTTATCAGGTGTGAAACATGCGGAAGAAGAAATAAATGCTGGAATTGGCACAATCACTAGGGTTGCAGCTTCTGAACACCAGTACTTTGGTAGTGCAGCAGTAAATGATGAAAGCTTCCAAAGGAATATTCGCACTAGAGTCAACCATGCATGTCTAACTAATGCTACCATACCTAACCTATTGCACCAAGAGAATTACATTACTCAGAATAATCTTTGGCCTGCTCAACAGCCATCTCTGACAATCCCATCAAATCAGCCATCAAATTCTAGGTTAGTCGGTAGCCATATGGGGCCACGTAGGCAGCCTCTTGTACAAACAATTCCTGGATTGTCTCCAGATCTGTACCCTTTCCCACAGAGTGGAACTTCCactagagaagcaaacagttcttCAGGTTCTCCAGCAATTTCAGTTGATGGAGCATCTAGGGAGCTAAACTCAATGAGTGTTTCAAGTAATCTAGCAGAACAATTGTTTATTCCCCCACCTAACACCAGGCAATTGGTGCAAAACCAGACAAACCAGGGCTTGACCATTGGCAACACAACGTTATCAGGAAATGGAGTGCCTACATCACAAGTTGGCACCAACTCAGGTGTTTATCAATCACCAGGTGCAAACTGGGTCCCTCACCACCAACATCGGCGCTTATCAGAAACTATACTCGGGTCTTTTTTATCATCAGTTTCTGAATCTAGAGGTTGGAACGTGAGCCTTCCTCCACGTAATGGCCATTCTTCCACATCACAGGAGGTTGGACGTCATCAACCTGGAGCTGGTCCACGTAATCATCAGCAAGTATACATGAGATTCCCAAATATGTTGCACAGGCAAAATGATGGTGCTTTGAGCAATCCCTTGTCCATGCGGACTCTAGCAGCTGCAAGAGAAGGCAGAAGGAGGACGTCAGAG ATTCGTAATGTTTTTGATCTCATCCGTCGGGGGGATACCTTGCTGCTTGAG GATTTCTTATCATTTGAGCAGTCAGGATATGTCGGGGGCACCAATTTTCATGACAGGTATAGAGATATGCGGCTGGATGTGGATAATATGTCTTATGAG GAACTGTTGGTGTTGGGAGAGCGTATAGGAAATGTCAACACTGGGCTCAGCGAGGAAAAAATCCTGAACTGCCTACGACAGCGGAAGTATGTATCTATCGCATCAGAACCATCGGGGGAAGTTGAACCATGCTGCATCTGTCGG GAAGAATACATGGAAGGGGCAGAGTTGGGCCGACTCGATTGTGGCCATGACTTCCACACTGCTTGCATCAAGCAATGGTTGATGATAAAGAATTTATGTCCCATCTGTAAAACAACTGCCCTGAGTACCTGA